The stretch of DNA ATTAAGCAAAACCTTCCTTCTTTTCTTTCAATTGGCGCCGAGTTCACATCTCGCCCTTTCTTTTTAAAGTCCCCCTTTTTAGAGAAAGCAAACATTATACCATTTCTCCATTTTTTGTTTCTGGCTAACTATTTCTATTTTAACAAATTGCAACTTCGCATTGTCTCTCTTCATTAATTTAATTCAATAATTTGAATTTTCCATCCAAAAAATTGTATCACATTGTGAAATGGAGGTAAAGGGGAAAAAGAAAAGCCCCGGAAAAACCCGGGGCTGGCCTCTTTTCTCTCGTGTTTTATAACTTAACTACATTAGCCGCCTGAAGGCGTCCATCTGGGGTTTCTACGATGTCGAACTCCACCTCCTGGCCGACCTCCAAGGACTTAAAGCCGGGCTCTTGGATAGCGCTGTAGTGGACGAAAACATCTCTTCCGCCGTCCTTCTGTTCAATGAAGCCCCAGCCTTTATTGTTAAACCATTTCTTAACTTTTCCTACCGTTCTCATTTCTTGACTCCTTTAAAGCAAACAAATTACCAATCAAAAGGGGATACAGGAGCTCTTCCCCAGGTTTATCCTCTCCTCAGAGGCCGAAAGGAGGGGAAAGGCAGGATGAAGAGCGTGGTTCCTTCAGCAAAAGAAAAACCACGAGGGTCCTCGTGGTTATCCTTTAC from Acidobacteriota bacterium encodes:
- a CDS encoding cold shock domain-containing protein, which produces MRTVGKVKKWFNNKGWGFIEQKDGGRDVFVHYSAIQEPGFKSLEVGQEVEFDIVETPDGRLQAANVVKL